One part of the Prunus persica cultivar Lovell chromosome G5, Prunus_persica_NCBIv2, whole genome shotgun sequence genome encodes these proteins:
- the LOC109949376 gene encoding protein FAR1-RELATED SEQUENCE 5-like has translation MYGGSESDECATANGRVYIPEVRNEETPAVGMKFDSLDLVYNFYNRYAFFAGFGIRLHSSFWGKNKKEILRKEFVCCKQGAYRKDETRERKRQRGISRCNCKAKIVVVKTNGSKKYTISLFAEGHNHKMTPSERMHLLRSHRHISDSTKVLTKQLGSVNIPIHQKVSIFEVQSGGMDKIGFIKKDIYNLECSVNGKLRNHDVELVTEYFMTEQKKNEAFYFKIEGDGHDRFSRCFWADATSKRAYGFYGDVVFDTTFNTNRYDLTFAPMLGVNNHGQTIVLACAFLSKETTESFVWMFEEFKKAMPGGEPKTIITDQDAAMAIAISIAFPTTFHRLCIWHITSKFSVKLPRDAYKEYWREFQKAIWDTDNKDEFDAKWNIVVTKAGLTDHPWLSSMFDLRESWVPAYARQFFAAGMSSSQRAEGSHSFFKQYISRRNSLMDFIIRFERALSHQREKELVADHVDAFEVAQCLLPMLMNKQMATLYTRTMFQKFEQELIQSTTCFLELKTEDACKVVFNVSERKNWETRVAEVVYVKDSDHASCSCRRFEFVGIICKHILALFIRDQIEYMPDKYILKRWKKTAKSRLVSDANGNEIKDCADPGLLIKRSTMSRLASDVVEDALMSEEGCELLSETLKSLQVKLKLLKDGPSNNEVGGSSSQTQYMKDPKRVRCKGRSKGVTGAKEKAMKRGIRHCRECGRIGHDRRQCPALNTPTSPSNNDESTPIHRSDPLFNDFDKMHGPTE, from the coding sequence ATGTATGGGGGCTCAGAGAGTGATGAATGTGCAACAGCTAATGGGAGGGTTTATATTCCTGAAGtaagaaatgaggaaacaCCAGCAGTTGGGATGAAGTTTGACTCGCTTGACCtcgtttacaatttctataatagATATGCATTCTTTGCTGGCTTTGGTATTCGACTTCATTCTAgcttttgggggaaaaataagaaagagattttgaggaaagaatttgtatgttgcAAACAAGGTGCATACAGGAAGGATGAAACtcgggagagaaaaagacaacGGGGAATAAGTAGATGCAATTGCAAAGCTAAGATTGTGGTTGTGAAGACAAATGGGAGCAAGAAGTATACCATATCTCTTTTTGCAGAGGGACACAATCATAAGATGACACCCTcagaaagaatgcatttattgAGATCACACCgtcatatttcagattctaCAAAAGTACTCACAAAACAGTTGGGTTCAGTTAATATTCCCATTCATCAGAAGGTAAGTATTTTCGAGGTGCAATCCGGAGGAATGGATAAAATCggttttatcaaaaaagataTCTACAATCTTGAATGTAGTGTGAATGGGAAGCTGAGGAACCACGATGTTGAACTAGTGACCGAGTATTTTATGactgaacagaaaaaaaatgaggctttttatttcaagattgaGGGAGATGGGCATGACAGGTTTAGTCGATGTTTTTGGGCAGATGCAACTTCTAAACGGGCGTATGGGTTTTATGGAGATGTTGTATTCGATACCACATTCAACACGAATCGATACGACTTGACATTTGCACCAATGTTGGGAGTTAATAACCATGGTCAGACAATTGTCTTAGCATGCGCATTTTTGAGCAAGGAAACGACTGAGTcgtttgtttggatgtttgagGAGTTTAAGAAAGCCATGCCAGGTGGGGAACCTAAAACGATCATTACAGATCAAGATGCGGCAATGGCCATAGCGATTTCAATAGCCTTCCCGACTACATTTCATCGACTTTGCATATGGCACATCACATCAAAGTTCTCTGTTAAGTTACCACGTGACGCTTATAAGGAGTATTGGCGTGAATTTCAGAAAGCCATATGGGATACTGACAATAAGGATGAGTTTGATGcaaaatggaatattgtggTTACAAAGGCTGGTTTGACTGACCATCCATGGCTAAGttcaatgtttgatttaaGGGAATCTTGGGTTCCAGCCTACGCACGACAATTTTTTGCCGCTGGAATGTCAAGCAGCCAAAGAGCGGAAGGTTCTCATAGTTTTTTCAAGCAATACATATCAAGGAGAAATTCGTTGATGGATTTCATAATACGATTTGAGAGGGCACTTTCTCATCAACGTGAAAAAGAGTTAGTTGCTGATCACGTAGATGCATTTGAAGTGGCTCAATGTCTTCTACCGATGCtaatgaacaaacaaatggctaccttgtacacaaggacaatgtttcaaaagtttgagCAAGAACTAATACAAAGTACAACATGTTTCCTAGAGCTCAAAACAGAGGATGCTTGTAAAGTTGTCTTTAACGTGAgcgaaaggaaaaattgggaaacaagaGTGGCAGAAGTCGTATATGTCAAAGATTCTGACCACGCATCGTGTAGCTGCAgaagatttgaatttgttggaattatttGCAAGCACATCCTAGCATTGTTCATAAGGGACCAGATTGAATATATGCccgataaatatattttgaagaggtGGAAGAAAACTGCGAAATCTAGATTGGTGTCAGATGCAAATGGCAACGAAATTAAAGACTGTGCAGATCCTGGCCTTCTAATAAAGCGGAGTACAATGTCTCGACTTGCTTCAGATGTGGTTGAGGATGCATTAATGAGTGAAGAAGGATGTGAGCTACTGTCAGAGACTCTAAAAAGTTTGCaggtgaagttgaagttgctgAAGGATGGACCAAGTAATAACGAAGTTGGAGGGTCCAGctctcaaacacaatataTGAAAGACCCTAAGAGAGTGAGGTGCAAAGGAAGGTCGAAAGGAGTAACGG